The window AATTTTCCCCGGGAAACGTATTACGGTAGCAGTAAAAAGCGGTCCTATGCTCTTTGCAGAACTCTATCAGACAGAAGTTCTATACAAACCACTTCCGCAGCAACGAATATTCTCAGCTTACAAGTAGAGGTTAGCAAGAAAAAATGCGACTCCGCTATAGGAAAGAAAAAGATATGGGGAAGATTTCCAGCCAAGCGGCAAGCGCTCCTTCATCCCCAGGTAGGCCGCCCTTATCGGCGGTATCACCGCTATTTGTACTATAAGGACCTTAAGCCAATAAAAGACGAAATCAGCAGCGTACATAGGAATTCCGGCAAGTCCGAACAGCAGTCCGATGTTTACAGGGACAAAGATTGCAGTTATTATCGCCGGACATAACGTCGAACGAACAGCGTCATAAACCTCAAGCAGCGACGTATACTCCGTAAGCTCCGCTCGTCTCACCTTACGACAGGGAGAGACTACAACAAGAGAAAAGAAAAAGAATACCAGCCCGATACGCCCCCAAAAATTTGTTACACCCGCAAGTGGCATCGCAGCATAGGTGTTAAGGCAGAAGATACTTCCCGGTACACCGATATTTATTACAAACCAGGCTAGCGTGATGAGAACAAGCAACAGTGCCACCGTGAATTTGAAAAGAATATTTATCAGATTCCTGTCTATGGAAAAATATATCTCTTTTGAATATTGCTTGAGCCCACGGATATAAAAATTCTGCGCCAGGACAAGCAGCGACACGGCGATAAGGAAACCGCCTCTAACCGAGAAGAACTGCGGCAGCGAACCCATAGGGATAAAAAAGTAAACAGCTATGAGAAAAAGAGACGACATATATAGTGCACGGGGAGCTTTTTTCCCCTCACGGTGTATCTTTCCCTCGATAAACCGTTTAAAAGGGGAGAATATCGACTCCGTTGCATTGCCGCTGATATTGAACACAGCATTTTCTATACCTATAAATAAAAGAGTGATGCTGATGATGAGATAGATGAAGGCGACCGCAGAAAACGGCATAATGATGAAGTTTATCAAGATGTCTATTCGCTCCTTGATTCAATTTATATAGAAATTACGCAAAAATGTTATAATTTCAATATATTTACGATAAAGCTACTCATAACCTCCGAACATATATCATATTACTTTGCATAGTCACAAAAAATAATCTAAAAAAACAACAACTTATCCTATCTATAATTATATTACAAAAATAAAGAACAAAAATCATCAATAAGGCCCAATTAAAAAATGTAAAAAAAGAGCCGCCCCAAGGGCGGCTCCGAGAACCTTAAAATTTCAATCTTACTTAATGAGTCCCTTTTCTTTGTAGAACTTCTCAGCGCCGGGGTGCAGAGGAGCTGTAAGTCCGTCGAGCGCGCCCTTAAGGGTGATCTCTTTACCCTTCGCGTGGACCGCTGCGATATCCTTGAGGTTGTCAAACATAGCTGTCAGGAATTCATAGACCTGGTCGGCGGGAACCGCATCGTTGGTGATGAGGATCGCCATGACGGCCGGGGTCTTGGTTACTTTGTCAATTCCCTTGTATGTGTTCGCGGGGATTGTGCTTGCCACGAAATAGGGATACACCTTGTGCAGCTTCGCGAGGAAAGCATCGTCAAAACTCAGGAGGTCAACGTCTTTCGTCGTGGTAAGGTCCATGATCGAAGCGGTCGGATAACCGGCGACGACGAATCCGGCGTCAATCTGGTTGTCCTTGAAGCGGCTGGTCGTAGCTGCGAAGTCGAGGAAGTCGGCCTTTTTGAGGTCTTTGTAGGTGAGTCCGGCAACCTTGAATATCGCCTGTACGTCGCCTTCAACGCCTGAACCGGGGGCTCCGACGCCTACGCGCTTGCCCTTGAGGTCGGCGATGCTCTTGATACCGGCATCTTTAGCGACAACGACCTGGATGTGCTCGGGGTAAAGCGAGGCTACGGCGCGGATATTCTTAAGGGGCTTGCCCTGGAACATCAGCTCTCCGTTGTACGCCCAGTAGGTGATGTCGTTCTGTACGAACGCGATTTCGATACCCTTTGTGGCGATGAGGTTTACGTTGGCGACGGAAGCATTTCCGGTCTCAGCTGTGCACTGAATCTTCCCGCCCTTGGTAACGGCCGCCGCGAGGGCTCCGCCGACTGCGTAGTAGGTACCGGTCGTGCCGCCTGTCGCGATCGACATATAGGTGGGCGCCGCCATAGCGACGGTGGTAAGGGAAAGCGCTGCAAGAAGTGCTACAAGTGTTACGATGATGCCTTTCTTCATTTTTGTTTCCTCCCCAAAAAATTTTTTTTGCAATGCGGACTTCCAAAAGAAGTCTGCTTATCGCTAATTATAATACTCTTTTTTCCCACGAGACTCAACACAAAACCATGATTCCGGCGGGAAAGCGCAGCGTGAAGAAGAAATTACTCAGCCCTCGCCGCGTTTTTTTTGGCCTTCGCGGTCTGTACGATGTAAATCACGGCCAGCACTGCCAGCCCCGCCAGGTCGGAGGTCGTTCCAGGGATCAGAAGTCCGATCGCTCCGCCAAAAGCCAGGATACGCATATACCAGGCAAGATGGGCTTTGAAGAAGCCGATCGAGAACATCGCGAGCAGGAATACGCCAATCAATGCCGTGCAGATCGCCTGTACCATTACCATCGGCACAACGTCGATGAAGAGCAGCATCGGATTATATACGTAAATATACGGTACAAGGAAGCCCGCCAGCGCAAGCTTAAAGGCCGTGACGCCAGTCTTCATCGGGTCGGAGCCCGCTATGCCGGATCCGGCATAGGCAGCTAAAGCTACAGGCGGCGTCAAGTCAGCCGCGATACCGAAGTAAAAGACGAACATATAGGCCGCCATAGCGGGAACACCAAGCTGGAAGAGCGCCGGAGCCGCCATGGTACTGGTTACGATGAAGTTAGCCGTCGTCGGAAGTCCAGTGCCGAGGATGATGCTCGCGCACATCGTGAAGATGAGCGTCAGTATCTTACTGCCGCCTGCCGCCGTAACGATCGCGCCGGCGATACGCAGGGCAAGCCCCGTAAGCGTACCCATACCGACGACCATACCAACCGTGGCGCAGGCACAGGCCACGCCGATCGCGCCGCGCGCTCCGGCCTGGAAAGCTTCATATATTCTCACCGGCGTCAGGCGCGTCTCTTTGTTGAGCCAGGAGAGCACGAAGCTGACCAGAATACCGTTGAAGGCCGCCTTAAGCGGCGTGTAGCCGGCAAGCAGGAAGTAGATGATCGCGATAAGCGGGATGAGCAGGAAGCCCTTTGACTTAAGAAGCGGCCATATCGGAGGCAGCTGTGACCAGGGAATACCTTTGAGTCCGAGACGGCAGGCCTCAAAGTGCACCTGGACCATGACCGCAAAGTAGTAAAGCAGGGCGGGGACTATCGCCGCGACGGCAACCTGTATATACGGCACGCCGAGGAACTGAGCCATGATGAAGGCCCCCGCGCCCATGACAGGGGGCATGATCTGGCCGCCCGTAGAGGCAACCGCCTCAACGGCGCCGGCGAAGTGAGGTTCGTAGCCAACGCTCTTCATGAGCGGGATCGTAAACATACCGGTGGTGCAGACGTTGGCGACGGAGGAGCCGGAAACGGTCCCCATCAAACCGGAGCTAACTATGGCGACCTTCGCTGGGCCGCCTGTCGACCAGCCGGCGAGAGCCATCGACAGGTCAATGATGAACTTCCCAAGGCCTGTTTTTTCAAGCACTGCTCCAAAGAGGATGAACATGAAGACAAACGTCGATGACACCTCAAGAGGCGTACCGAATATCCCCTCTGTGCCGAGATACATGTGGTTTACAATACGCGCCACGGAGAAGCCTCTGTGCGCGAGCATCTGCGGCATATAGCGTCCAAAATAACAGTAAAGCAGCGCGATAATCGCGAGACAGGGAAGGACGGGATTGGATATCCGCCGCGTCGCCTCCAACAGCGTCGCAATGAGGATGAATCCCATCACAAGGTCCGTCGTGGTCGGCAGACCGGCCCTCGTAACGAGATCGTTAAAAAAGAACACGAGATACAGCGCACTTGCGACACCGAGCGCGGCAAGGATAAAATCATAGAAGGGAATGCCGCTGGTCTTGGATTGTTTCGACGTGGCCGGATAGAGAAGAAATACCAGCGCCAGCGTAAATGCCAGATGGACGGCGCCCTGCATCTGGGCCAGCAGCAGTCCAAAACCCGAGGTATAGAAGTGGAAGCAGGACATCGCGACGGCAAGCAGAGCCACCAGCTGTCCCTGCCAGCCGGTAAGCGCTCGGAACCGCGCCTCCGTGTCGTACTTGCGCATAAGATCTTCAAGATCGATCTTCGCGTTTTCCTCCACTTGATCAATGATTTTTACTTCTGTTTCACTCACCAAAAATTCCTCCTCCGTGGAGAGTCTGAGACATATAAATGGTTACACGGACACGATAAGTATTTACATTCCAGACAATAAAATAAATTCTTGATTAATCAAGATTCTATACTTTTTTATGCAAATAGCTGTCGTTCCGGTAAATAATAAAAAGTCTCGTTAATTATTATATACTTTTATTAGACAAGTATCAACAATCAGCTTTCTAATTATTCTCAAAAGAGATGCGGCTGTACCGCCGCTAAAACAACAAACAGAAAAATACAGATATACCGGAATGTCTTTCTTCAGCCCCTTCTTTGCCAGCCGACGCGAAGAGAGTTATATCCTATATTTTATTCGATAATGTAAATAAAATATAACGATAGCGGCTGATTATATATAAATCGCATTGCCGCATTGGTATCTGAGTTCACAACAACTATAATTCGGCAAAAAAGCCCCTATCGCCTGCATAAGTTGGCAGACGATAGGGCAGATATCAACTTTTGTTATACCACGTAATAACTACCGCTTCTTTTTGACGTAGAAAAACAAGGGCATGGCAAGAAGAGCCATCAGTCCTGCGGCCGCTCCGGCGTTGCATCCAGATGAGGATGACGAGTGGGAGGCGGGGCCGTCCGCGTGAGTTCCGGCATATTTAACCAGAGCGCCAAGCACGGCGTTGCACAGATCCTGATCGACATCCACGCCGCGGGTATCTTTCAGCGCGTCACGTTCAGGGTGCCACTGCACCGCAAGGGCGAACAGGCTGTCGCGATGCTCTATTGCCTCTACGATACCGTCGGAAGAATAGGCCGCTATCGTCAGCCCCTTGCCCAGCTTTTGCGGATCTATGGCCTGGTGGTGCGCCGTAGCAACCAGATCGATCGAGGTGTCTCCGATGATATCGTACAGCCATTTCGAACCGGTGAGTATGCCAATGTTATCTCCTGATTTAAGGTTATGATATCCTGTGCCGCCGCTGTGGATCAGGCCGTCTATCTGGACACGGTAATGCGGCTCGTCCTCGCAGCTAACTTTATCATATGTCTGCGTCGCCTCATTCCATTTTCTGTATCCGGTATCTTTAAGCACACCGGTAACACGGCTGGCGTCAATTTCACCGGCAAGGACCTTCTGTCCCAGATAGTAGGGGACATCCTGGATCAAACCGCCTCCCATCGCCACATTAAATCCCTGTTCGCCGCGGCAGACCGCCAGCAGAGGAACGTCCATGGCGACAGCCTGCTGCATCAGACTGATATCCGAAGTATCGCGGGCGTCATTCCATCCGCTTGATCCGTGCGGCGTCTGCTTTTCACCGTACAGCGCGGGGTTCCAGTCTTCCCCACCGGTCTCGAAGAGGCCGTTAATTTTGGATAAAACCTCTTTAGCCTCTTCCGCGCTCTTAACCTGCGGCAGGAAGACGGCGAAGGCTCCGTTACGCTCAAAGGCCTCGGCAAATCCTTTGTAATCCGACCCTATTTTATCGCTTTTCCAGGAGATACCGACCACTGGACGGGTACGGACCTTCGTGACGATGATATTTGCGATCTTACCGCTGTCATCGATGGTAAGATCGGCGATGACAGCTTTACCCAGCGTGCGCTCGCCGATGTCGGTGCTTAAAACCGCCGCCGGAGCATCAGGCACACCCATAATATCCTTCAGTTTTGCTACCGTGTCGATACCATTGCCGGTCTTATCAACAATTTTAGCTTCACTGACATCGGCAGAGTGGACGACATTGTATTCAAGCATGGCGCTTTCATTAATTGAATAAAGCTTCGCGCCGCTCAGCGTTTCCGCCGCCAACGCCGCTAATGGCAGCACAGACAACATCATCAATGCCACAAAAACAGACAGGAACCGTCTTCTCATTCTCCATAACACTCCTTTTCTTTTGTTAGGACCAAGCTTACCAAGAACCTCGCCACACAAAATCAGCATCGAGAGCTCCCCCGCCGATAACGGCTTGCCACCAAAAAGACAGGTATGAATAGGGTTAACACTCTCGCTGCTGAACCGAACGCCTTTACCACCTCCTTATATATTCAGGTTTCTAAAGTATGTTCCTGCTTTTAAGAACAGGCGACAAACAACACGGGCAGGGAAAAAAGCGTATAACCGCATTTCTTCGATTGCACACTAATGATGAATACAGACTGTCCACTCGCAGACATCAATGCACAGCACAACAGCAATGGCAAAAATATTCACACAGCTTAGCTGACGGTATTTCTTCTGCGCGCTTTTACCATTATTTGCATCCCGTTGTTACAATTACATGGTCATATTTTCTAACAATAATTTCTTTTACATTACAGTTAGTATTTATTGCCGGATTCTACTTAGCAATAATACTGGTTATTTTAATCATTGTCAATGATATTATGAATAGTTATTACCAATATAACTAATTAGTTATTTGCGAAAATTGTAAGTATATTATTAGATATGGACACTAAAGAATTCGGCAGAAGGTTAAAAAAATACAGAGGGAAGACATCACAAGAAAAACTTGGAGAGTTGTTGGGTTATGGCCAGACTTACATCAGCAGCTTGGAGAAAGGCCTGTCCAACCCATCGAT is drawn from Cloacibacillus porcorum and contains these coding sequences:
- a CDS encoding gamma-glutamyl-gamma-aminobutyrate hydrolase family protein, with amino-acid sequence MRRRFLSVFVALMMLSVLPLAALAAETLSGAKLYSINESAMLEYNVVHSADVSEAKIVDKTGNGIDTVAKLKDIMGVPDAPAAVLSTDIGERTLGKAVIADLTIDDSGKIANIIVTKVRTRPVVGISWKSDKIGSDYKGFAEAFERNGAFAVFLPQVKSAEEAKEVLSKINGLFETGGEDWNPALYGEKQTPHGSSGWNDARDTSDISLMQQAVAMDVPLLAVCRGEQGFNVAMGGGLIQDVPYYLGQKVLAGEIDASRVTGVLKDTGYRKWNEATQTYDKVSCEDEPHYRVQIDGLIHSGGTGYHNLKSGDNIGILTGSKWLYDIIGDTSIDLVATAHHQAIDPQKLGKGLTIAAYSSDGIVEAIEHRDSLFALAVQWHPERDALKDTRGVDVDQDLCNAVLGALVKYAGTHADGPASHSSSSSGCNAGAAAGLMALLAMPLFFYVKKKR
- a CDS encoding TRAP transporter permease is translated as MSETEVKIIDQVEENAKIDLEDLMRKYDTEARFRALTGWQGQLVALLAVAMSCFHFYTSGFGLLLAQMQGAVHLAFTLALVFLLYPATSKQSKTSGIPFYDFILAALGVASALYLVFFFNDLVTRAGLPTTTDLVMGFILIATLLEATRRISNPVLPCLAIIALLYCYFGRYMPQMLAHRGFSVARIVNHMYLGTEGIFGTPLEVSSTFVFMFILFGAVLEKTGLGKFIIDLSMALAGWSTGGPAKVAIVSSGLMGTVSGSSVANVCTTGMFTIPLMKSVGYEPHFAGAVEAVASTGGQIMPPVMGAGAFIMAQFLGVPYIQVAVAAIVPALLYYFAVMVQVHFEACRLGLKGIPWSQLPPIWPLLKSKGFLLIPLIAIIYFLLAGYTPLKAAFNGILVSFVLSWLNKETRLTPVRIYEAFQAGARGAIGVACACATVGMVVGMGTLTGLALRIAGAIVTAAGGSKILTLIFTMCASIILGTGLPTTANFIVTSTMAAPALFQLGVPAMAAYMFVFYFGIAADLTPPVALAAYAGSGIAGSDPMKTGVTAFKLALAGFLVPYIYVYNPMLLFIDVVPMVMVQAICTALIGVFLLAMFSIGFFKAHLAWYMRILAFGGAIGLLIPGTTSDLAGLAVLAVIYIVQTAKAKKNAARAE
- a CDS encoding TAXI family TRAP transporter solute-binding subunit produces the protein MKKGIIVTLVALLAALSLTTVAMAAPTYMSIATGGTTGTYYAVGGALAAAVTKGGKIQCTAETGNASVANVNLIATKGIEIAFVQNDITYWAYNGELMFQGKPLKNIRAVASLYPEHIQVVVAKDAGIKSIADLKGKRVGVGAPGSGVEGDVQAIFKVAGLTYKDLKKADFLDFAATTSRFKDNQIDAGFVVAGYPTASIMDLTTTKDVDLLSFDDAFLAKLHKVYPYFVASTIPANTYKGIDKVTKTPAVMAILITNDAVPADQVYEFLTAMFDNLKDIAAVHAKGKEITLKGALDGLTAPLHPGAEKFYKEKGLIK